The Paenibacillus beijingensis nucleotide sequence TCGTTAACCTCCCTGCACGAACAGCCGCTTGCGCGCCGCCCGCCATAACCATGCGATCGGAATGAGCAGCGCCGCGAACCAGACCAGTTGCAGCCCGAACACGTGCCAAACCGCGCTCCCCGTCACCCGTCCGGTGAAGACGGAGCTGGGCAAAAACGTAATCGCCTGGAACGGCAGCCACTTCATCGCGATTTCCAGCCACCCCGGGAAGAACGAGATCGGCACGACGACGCCGGAGAACAGGTCTACCGCCACCCGCTTCAAACGCATCATCCCTTCGCTGCTCTCCACGAAGAAAGCGGACAGCCCTGTCAAAATGTTGATCTGCGAATTGATCAGAAAGCTGAAAAACAGCATGATCAAGTACACCGCCCATGTGCCCGGATTCGTCGGCAGCGTAACGGGAAACAAAATGCACGCCACCACCATGCCCGGAATCATGAACAGCAGGAAGCGGAACAGCCCTTCCCCGAATCCCTGCATCATTTTGACGAATAAATAGTTGTAAGGACGGATCATCTGGATCGCGACACTGCCGTCCTTGATTTCACCCGCGATTTCCCGGTCCAGATTGTTGAAATAAAACGCGCGCGCCATCCACGAAACGGCGACGTAAGTCGTCATTTGGGCGACCGTAAAGCCGGCGAGCGTCGTTTTGTCGCCGTAGATCGCTTCCCACAGAAAATAATAAGCGCCAATGTTAATGGCATAAATAACGATACCGCTGTAATAGTTAACACGGTAAGCGAGCATCATGAGAAAGCGGATGCGGATCAGGTCCAAATAAGCGCTAGCCACGTTTCACCGCATCCTTCCCGCTTGTCCCGCCTTCCGCCGCTTCGAGTGCGCCGCTTTCGCCCGGCTCCGTCATGCCTGCGCCCGCTGCGGAAAGAGCTTCCTCGGGTTCCGGTACGGCACCCGCTCCGCCGGCCTGCAGCGCGCTTCCCGCCGCAGCCTCCGGCGCTTCCCCGCTGCCGCCGTCTCCATCCTCGGAAGCATCAAGGTCCGCCGGGGCGGAAGCGCTGCCCGACGAATAAATTTCCCGCACGATTTCGTCGGTATTCGTCTCAAAAATCTTTATGTCGCGAATTTCCGCCGCGCCGACGACGCGCGAAAGCGCATCGGACACGTTGACCGAATGCGGCAGCCACATCATCGCGGTCAATTCGTTTTCGCGGCGCCACGTTACGCCTTCCAGGCCGGCCGTCAGTTCTTCCATTCGCTT carries:
- a CDS encoding ABC transporter permease; the encoded protein is MASAYLDLIRIRFLMMLAYRVNYYSGIVIYAINIGAYYFLWEAIYGDKTTLAGFTVAQMTTYVAVSWMARAFYFNNLDREIAGEIKDGSVAIQMIRPYNYLFVKMMQGFGEGLFRFLLFMIPGMVVACILFPVTLPTNPGTWAVYLIMLFFSFLINSQINILTGLSAFFVESSEGMMRLKRVAVDLFSGVVVPISFFPGWLEIAMKWLPFQAITFLPSSVFTGRVTGSAVWHVFGLQLVWFAALLIPIAWLWRAARKRLFVQGG